Proteins from a genomic interval of Treponema brennaborense DSM 12168:
- a CDS encoding alpha-glucosidase encodes MNIQIPWWKERVVYQIYPRSFCDSDDDGVGDIPGIISKLDYLAALGVGILWLSPVYRSPNDDNGYDISGYRDIQSEFGTMDDMKRLVSEAEKRGIKIIMDLVINHTSDEHPWFTESRKSVRNPYRQYYIWRPGKTGKHGEKLPPNNWTGFFTGPAWEYDAHTDEYYLHLFSKKQPDLNFHNPDVIAAVKDIMRFWLDLGIGGFRCDVINLIFKTSLADGKKRIALTGCEHYHSQRGCHEILAELRRDVLSEYDCFTVGETVLVTPKQARDLCRTDGNGSPLELDMVFSFEHMECDQIHNKWFKTPFRPKAFMRTLIKWQRELEWNALYFENHDQPRSVSRFGSARYRTESAKLLAVLLFTLRGTPFVYEGQELGMENGDFTSMSDIRDIESHNIWKLTEKLHFPAAVRWKMIRQTGRDNARTPMQWSAAENAGFSPNGRTVPWLKVNANKTTVNVETESADPDSVLNWYKKLINLRKKTPELTAGEFNPLYESGSVFAFERVSEESDAKRRALIVLNFGKKRRRLPAVLAARIGSMHNAKTLCSVSGTDYTPDASQPHVPQLHVPQLHVPQTGESSGRPNRSHRTHAKLPPYEAFIIEEKKGGTL; translated from the coding sequence ATGAATATCCAGATACCGTGGTGGAAAGAACGCGTAGTATATCAGATTTATCCGCGGAGTTTTTGCGATTCCGACGACGACGGTGTCGGCGACATACCGGGCATCATTTCAAAGCTCGACTATCTCGCCGCGCTCGGCGTCGGCATTCTCTGGCTTTCTCCGGTATACCGCTCGCCCAACGACGACAACGGGTACGATATCAGCGGTTATCGGGACATTCAAAGTGAATTCGGCACGATGGACGACATGAAGCGGCTCGTTTCCGAAGCGGAAAAACGCGGTATCAAGATCATAATGGATTTGGTCATCAACCACACGTCGGACGAGCATCCGTGGTTTACCGAAAGCCGGAAAAGCGTGCGCAATCCGTACCGGCAGTATTACATCTGGCGTCCGGGAAAAACCGGCAAACACGGCGAAAAACTGCCGCCGAACAACTGGACCGGATTTTTTACCGGTCCGGCGTGGGAATACGACGCGCACACGGACGAATATTATCTGCATCTGTTTTCAAAAAAACAGCCCGATCTGAACTTTCACAATCCGGACGTTATCGCGGCGGTCAAAGATATCATGCGATTTTGGCTTGATTTGGGAATCGGCGGATTCAGATGCGACGTGATAAATCTCATTTTTAAAACGTCCCTCGCCGACGGTAAAAAACGGATTGCGCTCACCGGCTGCGAACACTATCATTCGCAGCGCGGCTGCCACGAGATTCTTGCCGAACTGCGCCGCGACGTGCTGTCCGAATACGACTGCTTCACCGTCGGTGAAACGGTACTGGTAACGCCCAAACAGGCGCGCGATCTGTGCCGGACGGACGGGAACGGCTCGCCGCTTGAGCTCGACATGGTGTTCTCGTTTGAACATATGGAATGCGATCAGATACACAACAAATGGTTCAAAACGCCGTTCAGACCGAAAGCGTTCATGCGGACGCTGATAAAATGGCAGCGGGAACTAGAATGGAACGCATTGTACTTTGAAAATCACGATCAGCCGCGTTCCGTTTCACGTTTCGGCAGCGCCCGCTACCGCACGGAATCGGCGAAACTGCTCGCGGTACTGCTGTTCACGCTCCGCGGAACGCCGTTCGTATACGAAGGGCAGGAACTCGGCATGGAAAACGGCGATTTTACGTCGATGAGCGATATCCGCGACATCGAATCGCACAATATCTGGAAACTGACGGAAAAGCTGCACTTCCCCGCCGCCGTCAGATGGAAGATGATCCGGCAAACGGGCCGCGACAACGCGAGGACGCCGATGCAGTGGAGCGCGGCGGAAAACGCGGGATTTTCGCCGAACGGGCGTACCGTGCCGTGGCTCAAAGTGAACGCAAATAAAACGACCGTCAACGTTGAAACGGAAAGCGCCGACCCCGATTCGGTGCTGAATTGGTATAAAAAACTGATAAATCTGCGCAAAAAAACGCCGGAACTGACGGCGGGCGAATTCAATCCGCTATACGAAAGCGGCAGCGTATTCGCGTTCGAGCGGGTTTCGGAAGAATCCGACGCAAAGCGGCGCGCGCTGATAGTTCTCAATTTCGGTAAAAAAAGACGCAGGCTTCCGGCGGTACTTGCAGCGCGCATCGGTTCCATGCATAACGCGAAAACGCTTTGTTCCGTCAGCGGAACTGATTATACGCCGGACGCATCGCAGCCGCACGTGCCGCAGTTGCACGTGCCGCAGTTGCACGTGCCGCAAACCGGCGAAAGTTCCGGCCGCCCGAACCGCTCGCACCGCACGCACGCAAAACTTCCGCCGTACGAAGCGTTTATTATAGAAGAAAAAAAAGGCGGCACACTATGA